One Nocardioides luti DNA window includes the following coding sequences:
- the tmk gene encoding dTMP kinase has protein sequence MSDGLHAPVGVFVCFEGGEGSGKSTQSRLLATWLREEGYAALLTFEPGDTPVGRELRRIVLDPATGVLSDRTEVLLYAADKAEHVDTVVQPALARGEVVITDRYVDSTLAYQGAGRALAVAEVERVARWATHDLRPHLTVVLDLEPASGLGRFEGRDRIEGESLEFHQRVRSSFVAMAAADPDHYLVLDAREPVDAIAAAVRDRVTPLLVQARR, from the coding sequence GTGAGCGACGGACTGCATGCCCCGGTCGGCGTCTTCGTGTGCTTCGAGGGCGGCGAGGGCTCGGGCAAGTCGACCCAGTCCCGGCTGCTGGCGACCTGGCTGCGCGAGGAGGGCTACGCCGCGCTCCTGACCTTCGAGCCCGGTGACACCCCGGTCGGCCGCGAGCTGCGCCGGATCGTGCTCGACCCGGCCACCGGTGTGCTGTCCGACCGCACCGAGGTGCTGCTGTACGCCGCCGACAAGGCCGAGCACGTCGACACGGTCGTCCAGCCCGCGCTCGCGCGGGGCGAGGTCGTGATCACCGACCGCTACGTCGACTCGACCCTGGCCTACCAGGGCGCGGGACGGGCCCTGGCGGTCGCCGAGGTCGAGCGGGTCGCCCGCTGGGCGACCCACGACCTGCGCCCGCACCTGACGGTGGTGCTCGACCTGGAGCCGGCGAGCGGGCTCGGCCGCTTCGAGGGGCGCGACCGCATCGAGGGCGAGTCCCTGGAGTTCCACCAGCGCGTCCGGTCGTCGTTCGTGGCGATGGCCGCGGCCGATCCCGACCACTACCTCGTCCTCGACGCGCGCGAGCCGGTCGACGCGATCGCCGCCGCGGTCCGCGACCGGGTGACCCCCCTGCTCGTGCAGGCCCGCCGGTGA